A single region of the Salvelinus sp. IW2-2015 linkage group LG20, ASM291031v2, whole genome shotgun sequence genome encodes:
- the nosip gene encoding nitric oxide synthase-interacting protein isoform X2, whose translation MKKTTRTIFTDVPTSAGLTSLETDTRTMTRHGKNCTAGAVYTYHEKRKDTAASGYGTQSVRLGKDAIKDFDCCCLSLQTCRDPVVTPDGYLYEKQAILEYILHQKTEIAKKMKAYEKQKQTQKSDSRLESKSEERGIAERFKTRENSIVSKPINPFTSGQAKESDSQSVAGTSASTSKAESSAPAAGTGSSQTLPSFWIPSLTPEAKPTILKKPSKTVVCPMSGRPLKMNELTNVHFTXLDPSLGRVALLARQERYLCAVTKDTLGNSVPCSVLKPSGAVVTQECVERLIRKDMTDPITGDKLTEKDIIPLQRGGTGFAGSGVGLKAKEARPVMMV comes from the exons ATGAAGAAGACGACTCGAACAATTTTCACCGACGTACCAACATCCGCAGGATTGACTTCGCTAGAAACGGACACY CGGACAATGACTCGGCATGGGAAAAATTGTACGGCAGGAGCCGTTTACACCTACCACGAGAAAAGGAAGGACACTG CGGCATCGGGTTATGGGACGCAAAGTGTGCGTTTAGGAAAGGATGCCATTAAGGATTTCGACTGCTGTTGCCTTTCTCTCCAGACTTGCAGGGACCCCGTTGTAAC TCCAGATGGATACTTGTATGAAAAACAGGCCATCCTGGAGTACATACTCCACCAGAAGACCGAGATCGCCAAGAAAATGAAG GCGTACGAGAAGCAGAAACAGACTCAGAAGAGTGACAGTCGTCTGGAGTCTAAATCTGAGGAGAGGGGGATAGCAGAGAGGTTCAAGACCCGGGAGAACAGCATCGTGTCCAAACCCATCAACCCCTTTACCTctg GCCAGGCCAAAGAGTCAGACAGCCAGAGTGTTGCGGGTACATCAGCCAGTACATCAAAAGCCGAGTCCTCTGCTCCTGCCGCCGGCACTGGCTCCTCCCAGACCCTGCCCAGCTTCTGGATCCCCAGTCTCACCCCAGAGGCCAAACCCACCATACTCAAGAAACCT agTAAGACGGTGGTGTGTCCCATGTCTGGCCGGCCTCTGAAGATGAATGAGCTGACCAACGTACACTTCACTSCTCTGGACCCCAGTCTGGGCCGGGTGGCCCTGCTCGCACGCCAG GAGAGGTACCTGTGTGCTGTGACTAAAGACACTCTGGGTAACAGTGTCCCCTGCTCCGTTCTCAAACCCTC TGGAGCGGTGGTGACTCAGGAGTGTGTGGAGAGGCTGATCAGGAAGGACATGACGGACCCGATTACCGGAGACAAACTCACAGAGAAGGACATCATCCCACTACAGAGG GGTGGAACTGGGTTTGCAGGCTCTGGAGTGGGACTGAAAGCTAAAGAGGCTCGACCCGTAATGATGGTGTGA
- the rcn3 gene encoding reticulocalbin-3 isoform X2 — MLLQSLPSLILILGVVVAVPAKEKRVHRHSDLSDHAHDDTTGFHYDHEAFLGKEEAKTFDQLTPEESKDKLGKIVDRIDTDKDGFVSHGELHQWIKHRQRRYIEENVLKHWKEYDQNKDGKIGWEEYKNTTYGYYLDEEFDDVDDKASYKAMLTRDERRFRTADRDGDGIATKDEFTAFLHPEEYDHMKAVVIQETVEDIDKNGDGKITLDEYIGDMFTPENGESEPDWVLTEKKHFTEFRDTNKDGFLDNHEVAQWILPGEIDHTDNEAKHLIHETDTDKDDKITKKEILANWNMFVGSQATNYGEDLTRRHDEL, encoded by the exons ATGCTGCTGCAGTCACTACCGTCCCTCATTCTCATCCTCGGGGTGGTGGTAGCTGTGCCCGCTAAAGAGAAGCGTGTCCATCGCCATAGTGACCTGAGTGACCACGCCCATGACGACACCACTGGTTTCCATTATGACCACGAAGCCTTCCTGGGCAAAGAGGAAGCCAAGACCTTCGACCAGCTGACCCCCGAGGAAAGCAAAGACAAACTTGG GAAGATTGTAGATCGCATCGACACAGACAAGGATGGTTTCGTGAGCCATGGGGAACTGCACCAGTGGATCAAACACAGGCAGAGGAGGTACATCGAGGAGAATGTGCTGAAGCACTGGAAGGAGTACGACCAGAACAAGGATGGGAAGATCGGCTGGGAGGAATACAAGAACACCACCTACGGCTACTACCTGG ATGAGGAGTTTGACGACGTGGATGACAAGGCTAGCTACAAGGCCATGCTGACTAGAGATGAGAGGCGCTTTAGGACAGCTGACCGCGACGGGGACGGCATCGCCACCAAGGACGAGTTCACTGCCTTCCTTCACCCCGAGGAGTACGACCACATGAAGGCCGTTGTTATACAG GAAACCGTAGAAGACATTGACAAGAACGGTGATGGAAAGATCACCCTTGACGAATACATTG GGGACATGTTCACACCTGAgaatggagagagtgaaccagacTGGGTGCTGACGGAGAAAAaacacttcacagagttcagaGACACCAACAAG gATGGTTTCCTGGATAACCATGAGGTAGCTCAGTGGATCCTGCCAGGAGAGATTGACCATACTGACAATGAGGCTAAGCACCTCATCcacgagacagacacagacaag GATGACAAAATAACCAAGAAGGAGATTCTGGCTAATTGGAACATGTTTGTGGGGAGCCAGGCAACCAATTACGGAGAGGATCTCACCAGGAGACATGACGAGCTTTGA
- the nosip gene encoding nitric oxide synthase-interacting protein isoform X1 has translation MTRHGKNCTAGAVYTYHEKRKDTAASGYGTQSVRLGKDAIKDFDCCCLSLQTCRDPVVTPDGYLYEKQAILEYILHQKTEIAKKMKAYEKQKQTQKSDSRLESKSEERGIAERFKTRENSIVSKPINPFTSGQAKESDSQSVAGTSASTSKAESSAPAAGTGSSQTLPSFWIPSLTPEAKPTILKKPSKTVVCPMSGRPLKMNELTNVHFTXLDPSLGRVALLARQERYLCAVTKDTLGNSVPCSVLKPSGAVVTQECVERLIRKDMTDPITGDKLTEKDIIPLQRGGTGFAGSGVGLKAKEARPVMMV, from the exons ATGACTCGGCATGGGAAAAATTGTACGGCAGGAGCCGTTTACACCTACCACGAGAAAAGGAAGGACACTG CGGCATCGGGTTATGGGACGCAAAGTGTGCGTTTAGGAAAGGATGCCATTAAGGATTTCGACTGCTGTTGCCTTTCTCTCCAGACTTGCAGGGACCCCGTTGTAAC TCCAGATGGATACTTGTATGAAAAACAGGCCATCCTGGAGTACATACTCCACCAGAAGACCGAGATCGCCAAGAAAATGAAG GCGTACGAGAAGCAGAAACAGACTCAGAAGAGTGACAGTCGTCTGGAGTCTAAATCTGAGGAGAGGGGGATAGCAGAGAGGTTCAAGACCCGGGAGAACAGCATCGTGTCCAAACCCATCAACCCCTTTACCTctg GCCAGGCCAAAGAGTCAGACAGCCAGAGTGTTGCGGGTACATCAGCCAGTACATCAAAAGCCGAGTCCTCTGCTCCTGCCGCCGGCACTGGCTCCTCCCAGACCCTGCCCAGCTTCTGGATCCCCAGTCTCACCCCAGAGGCCAAACCCACCATACTCAAGAAACCT agTAAGACGGTGGTGTGTCCCATGTCTGGCCGGCCTCTGAAGATGAATGAGCTGACCAACGTACACTTCACTSCTCTGGACCCCAGTCTGGGCCGGGTGGCCCTGCTCGCACGCCAG GAGAGGTACCTGTGTGCTGTGACTAAAGACACTCTGGGTAACAGTGTCCCCTGCTCCGTTCTCAAACCCTC TGGAGCGGTGGTGACTCAGGAGTGTGTGGAGAGGCTGATCAGGAAGGACATGACGGACCCGATTACCGGAGACAAACTCACAGAGAAGGACATCATCCCACTACAGAGG GGTGGAACTGGGTTTGCAGGCTCTGGAGTGGGACTGAAAGCTAAAGAGGCTCGACCCGTAATGATGGTGTGA
- the rcn3 gene encoding reticulocalbin-3 isoform X1: protein MLLQSLPSLILILGVVVAVPAKEKRVHRHSDLSDHAHDDTTGFHYDHEAFLGKEEAKTFDQLTPEESKDKLGKIVDRIDTDKDGFVSHGELHQWIKHRQRRYIEENVLKHWKEYDQNKDGKIGWEEYKNTTYGYYLDEEFDDVDDKASYKAMLTRDERRFRTADRDGDGIATKDEFTAFLHPEEYDHMKAVVIQETVEDIDKNGDGKITLDEYIGDMFTPENGESEPDWVLTEKKHFTEFRDTNKDGFLDNHEVAQWILPGEIDHTDNEAKHLIHETDTDKDGRLSLSEVMDKVDFLKSSTLTDYGGMLADEGHQEL, encoded by the exons ATGCTGCTGCAGTCACTACCGTCCCTCATTCTCATCCTCGGGGTGGTGGTAGCTGTGCCCGCTAAAGAGAAGCGTGTCCATCGCCATAGTGACCTGAGTGACCACGCCCATGACGACACCACTGGTTTCCATTATGACCACGAAGCCTTCCTGGGCAAAGAGGAAGCCAAGACCTTCGACCAGCTGACCCCCGAGGAAAGCAAAGACAAACTTGG GAAGATTGTAGATCGCATCGACACAGACAAGGATGGTTTCGTGAGCCATGGGGAACTGCACCAGTGGATCAAACACAGGCAGAGGAGGTACATCGAGGAGAATGTGCTGAAGCACTGGAAGGAGTACGACCAGAACAAGGATGGGAAGATCGGCTGGGAGGAATACAAGAACACCACCTACGGCTACTACCTGG ATGAGGAGTTTGACGACGTGGATGACAAGGCTAGCTACAAGGCCATGCTGACTAGAGATGAGAGGCGCTTTAGGACAGCTGACCGCGACGGGGACGGCATCGCCACCAAGGACGAGTTCACTGCCTTCCTTCACCCCGAGGAGTACGACCACATGAAGGCCGTTGTTATACAG GAAACCGTAGAAGACATTGACAAGAACGGTGATGGAAAGATCACCCTTGACGAATACATTG GGGACATGTTCACACCTGAgaatggagagagtgaaccagacTGGGTGCTGACGGAGAAAAaacacttcacagagttcagaGACACCAACAAG gATGGTTTCCTGGATAACCATGAGGTAGCTCAGTGGATCCTGCCAGGAGAGATTGACCATACTGACAATGAGGCTAAGCACCTCATCcacgagacagacacagacaag GAtgggcgtctctctctctcggaggtcATGGACAAGGTCGACTTCCTTAAGTCAAGCACGCTGACTGACTACGGAGGTATGTTGGCGGATGAGGGTCACCAAGAACTCTGA